The nucleotide sequence CTCTCAGCCGCTCAGTCGTGGCTTCCACCGACGCGGGTCGGAGGAGAGCTCTTGGGTGGGGCTGCTTTCTGCTCTTAGCCGCTCAGTCGTGGCTTCCACCGACGCGGGGTCGGAGGAGAGCTCTTGGGTGGGGCTGCTTTCTGCTCTCAGCCGCTCAGTCGTGGCTTCCACCGACGCGGGGTCGGAGGAGAGCTCTTGGGTGGGGCTGCTTTCTGCTCTTAGCCGCTCAGTCGTGGCTTCCACCGACACAGGGTCGGAGGAGAGCTCTTGTGTGGGGCTGCTTTCTGCTCTTAGCCGCTCAGTCGTGGCTTCCACCGACGCGGGGTCGGAGGAGAGCTCTTGGGTGGGGCTGCTTTCTGCTCTTAGCCGCTCAGTCGTGGCTTCCACCGACACAGGGTCGGAGGAGAGCTCTTGTGTGGGGCTGCTTTCTGCTCTTAGCCGCTCAGTCGTGGCTTCCACGCGGGGTCGGAGGAAAGCGGATTGGTTTGGGTGCGAGGGCGGCTTAGCGGGGCAGTCGTGGCTGCCGGCCGACTCGGGGTCCGGGGAGAGCGGTTTGTTGGCGTGGGGAGGGATCTTGGGGGGGAAACTGCCTGGGTTCCTGCTGGGTGACGGATTGACACCTGTTCTTCCTGGATCACCAGTTCTTTGGGGATGAGGTTTTGTTCCAAACGTTTGGAGGTTTGGTCTCGTTCGCAGAGTGTTTGTTGCTGACACTGCTCGTGGTGGAAGTTGCAGGACGGGGATGGGCAACCGGGGCGAGCATGCCCCTTCTTTTTAGCGTTCCCTTCTGCAATCGCCTGTTCGTTCGAAAAACTGCGGTTGAAGGTGCGCTCAGACGAGGAGGAGGTTAGAGCTTGGAACTCGAACATTGTCATTCAGGTGATTCGGCGAAGGGTGTGAGGAGGGGGGAGCCGTCGCGGCGAGGGGGGTGTTTGACTGACGTGGATGCGGAGGGGGACTTGGGAACTGGTGTGCAGGAGGGGTTTGTTTCGCGGTGTGTTGAGGAGCTGGAGGCTCGGCCGTTTGTCTGGCTGTGGGGTGAACTGGTGGCGCGGGGAATGGTGACGAGCCTGGCTGGTGCTTCCGGTATCGGAAAGTCGTTCGTGGCGGTCGATGTGGCGGCTGCGGTGACGCGGGGTGATCGGATGAGCTTGCGAACGTCGAATACCTCGTCCCCGGCTCACACCGGCGACGGCGACGGGGGTGAGGTGCTGTTCATCTCGCCGGATTATGAAATGGCGGAAGTCCTGCGGCCGCGATTACTGGCGGCCGGGGCAGAGATGCGCCGCATTCGTGTGATCCAGGGAATTCCCACGAACGAAGCGGATCACCGGGGGAACGGATGCCGGCCGTTCCAGCTAAGGGACGATCTGGCGCTGCTGGAACAGGAGATCGAACGACGAACCGCGGCGGGTTCTCCCTTGCAACTGATCGTGATTGATCCGTTCCTGCAGGATTCTTCGTTCGAGCAGAGCCGTTTCGATGGGACGGCCCTGCTGTTGACGATGCAGCGTCTGGCGGGCATTGCGGCCGCGAATCAGGTCGCCATTTTGCTGGTGGTGAACGGCCCGGCCAAAGCCAGAGCCGCTGGGAATCACCGTTTGACGCCGCTGGAGTTGGTCGCTCCATCGGCTTGGTGGATCGGCCGTGATCCTGATCGCACGGAACGTCGGTTGCTGTTGCCCGTCAAAGCCAATCTGGTTGAGAGAACGCCTGCCCGCTCCTTTGTGCTCAGTGCAGGTCGCGTTGAATGGGACCGCCGGCCGATCTGGCTGACGGCCGAGCGGTTTCAGACCGAAATGCGGGAGCGGCAGCGACTTCCCTTGTTTGAGCAGGAATTCAGCGAGCTGGCACGGGCGATGTGCTGGCTGCGGGATTTCATGCAGACGGAGATGTATGAATTCAAGCAGGTGAAGTCCGCGGCGGATGTGATGGGCTTCAGCGAAAGAACATTGCGACGGGCGTTTTGTGGGTTGAAAGGAAACTCGTGGCGAATCCCCGGGACAAACTCCTGGGCCTGGAGGTTACGAGAGGGGGATGTCGTGAATCCGCACCTTCCCTGGCCGCTCGATCGGTTTCTCTATCAGGAAGATGATGAACCTGCGGAGGGAGACGTTGCCCACGCTGCAGGAGCGGAGGGAGTCGAGACCGGGCGAGTCAAAACTCAGGAAGTGGCGGTGGGAGATCGTGAGTCCGGGAGGGACGATTGATTGATGGGTGGTCGCGGCGAGGGAATCCGGAGAGAGACGACACAGCCGCGGGAGTCCCCTGCTACGGGCCAGGACGATGGCGACTTTCCGAGGAATGTCGGTGAAACAGGACGCCGGGAAAGGAGTAACGGGCTGGCCAGCTGGCCAAGCTTTGGCCAGTCGGTGGCCAGCCCCATGTGCTTTCGCAATCACGGTTTAAGTGATTCTGGCCGACTGGCCCGGTTGGCCAACGGATTGCGACACCTGACCCATGATCCCATTTACAACAGCCGGTCAGGATCTTCCCTGAGGTGGTCACCTGGTGCTCGATCGCTTTGCGTAGAAGGAAGCCACTGAGGCTCTTGCAGATCCGCTCACCACGGCATTGTAACGGACCGCAAACCGAATCGCTGGATTTTCGCTCTTTGACAATTCGAGACGAATCGTCCTTTGCCGGAACTGGCCCCGAGGCTTGCGGCAGGTGACGATTTCAGAAAATCTGCCGCTCGGTGCTCGTTGAAAAAGTGGGACAGGTACTGTGAACAGTGCCGGTCCACTCTCTCAACATGCACAAGACCGGATTGGAACCGGCACGAACTGGAGACCAACCGGGCCTCAGCCTGGCGCGACATCCCGTTCCGCCACTTCAACCCAGTTGGTCAGTCACTTCGAGGAATGCGCGTTCCTCATGCCTGGCGGAGGTCGAGGACGATTCGGCCTTCGATTTTGCCCTGGTGCATTCGTTCGAAGACGCTGTTGATGTTTTCGAGGGGTTCCGGCGATGTGACCGCTTTCACTTTGCCCGCTGCGGCGAAGTCGAGTGCTTCCTGGAGATCGAGACGGGTTCCGACGATGGATCCGCGAACCGTGATACCTCGCAGTACCATGTCGAAGATTCCCAGCGGGAATTCTCCGGGTGGAAGTCCGTTCAACGAGATGGTGCCTCCGCGGCGGACCATTCCGAGTGCCTGCTGAAATGCGATCGGGGAGACGGCCGTCACCAGGACTCCATGAGCTCCCCCGATCTCTTTGGTCAAGTAGGCGGCCGGATCGCAGTGACGGGCGTTAACTGTCACTTTCGCTCCCAGCCTCTGAGCAAATTCCAGCTTCGTATCGTCCACGTCGACGGCTGCGACGTTCAGTCCCATGGCGATCGCGTATTGAACTGCCAGATGGCCCAGTCCTCCGATCCCGGAGATGACAACCCAGTTTCCCGGGTGTGTATCGGTCACCTTCAAGCCTTTGTAAACGGTGACCCCCGCGCACAACACCGGCGCGATCTCGACCAGATCGACGCCGGAGGGGATTCGCCCCACGAAATTAGGATCGGCAATCACGTACTCGGCGAAACTTCCGTTGACCGAATAGCCAGAGTTCTTCTGACGTTCACAGAGAGTTTCCCAGCCCCCGAGGCAGTGCTCACAGTAACCACACGCGGTGTGAAGCCAGGGAATCCCCACACAGTCCCCCTCTTTAATATGCTTGACGCCCGAGCCGACTGCGCAAACATAACCGACCCCTTCATGACCGGGGATGAAGGGGAGCGTCGGCTTGACCGGCCAGTCCCCCTGCACCGCATGCAGGTCCGTATGGCAGACCCCCGTGGTTTCGATCTTGACCCGGATCTGGCCAGGCCCCACCTCGGGGACGGGAAGTTCCTCAATCTGGAGAGGCTTTCCGAAATCGCGAACGACAGCGGCTTTCATCGTCGCCATGATGAGACTCCTGTAGTAACGGCAGAGCAGACATTTGAGAGTGCGACTCGGACAGTCGCTTTGGACTCCATAACGCCAGTCAAAGGAAGCAGCCGGCACGAACGTAAATCACGAACAGACGCGGATTCTGTTGATACTGCCTCAGCATGATTTTCATGTTGGTTTCCAGTGACATGATACCACGTGTTCAGATATCCAGCGATTCATTTTGTGGATCCTTGTCGAAGTCGCGCAGACGCAAAACGGAGCAGGAACCTGGATTCCTCGGCAGTAAAGAGTGCGAATCGTAAGCTTGCGAACTCAGATCCGTGGCGGGTTCGCGGGGCTCGATCGAGATCCCGGAGTCCCTGATGCGAGGATTTCGGCACAGTCAGTGAGCCAGTTGACTTAAAATGGATTTGATGAGTATATCAGTACGAAGTTAACCCACGTGCACACTGAACACCTGACTAAACAAGAGATTGCGACGTCGCCCAGGGGGCAGCAGTTCCGATAACTCTCCTTTTCAGACCGCGGGGCGTGAGAATGAAGCAGAAAGTCCTGATTGTTGACCTTAACAACTTCGCCACGTTCCCCACACTGGCCATCGGCCTGCTGGTGGCATCACTCCGTAAAGCGGGTTTCGATGTCGACGTCTTGTGTCCGCTGTCTCATGGCGTCCCGGCGGTCGCGCGAGAAAAACAGGAAGGTCGCATCGACCACTGGATTCGTCGATTTCATCTGACGAGTAACCCATTCCTGCTGGGGATGCGAGACACAGCGCGGCGGATGCGGTCCTGGTGGATCAATCGGCCTCATCCCGTGGTGGTGGCAGAGTGCGACCGGGCGTTGGCGAAGAAGCCAGATATCCTACTGCTGTCAGCGTACCTGCAGCACTATCCATCCGTCGTCGAGATCGGGCGGATTGCTCACAGCCGGGGAATTCCCATGCTGCTGGGGGGCCCTGTCTTCAATATCCCCGCGACGTCCGACGCCTGGAGAAGTGTTCCCGGTCTCACCGCCATTTATGGGGGCGAGGCAGACCTCATCCTGCCGGAACTGGTTCGTACAGCCATCGCCGGTGGTGACCTGCTTCAGTTTCCGGGGATTGTCTTGCCGGACGGTCGGGTTGCCCCTGAAGCTCCGCCCCTGCGAGAACTTGATCAACTTCCCATCCCTGATTTTTCCGACTTTCCCTGGGACAAATATCGCATGCGGGTGATCCCGCTGATGTCGGGTCGCGGTTGCGGCTGGAGTCAGTGCGTCTTTTGCAGCGACGTCGTTTCCGTCAACGGTCGCACCTTCCGAACCCGGTCTGCCCCGGTCGTCCTGAACGAGATGCGGGAACTTGCCGCTCGGCACGACGCCCGTCACTTCCTGTTCCTCGACCTGAAGCTCAATTCTGACGTGCGGGTCTGGCGAGAGATCGTCGGGGGAATTCAGTCAGCCGTGCCCGGAGCCGAATGGATTGGCACGGTACACGTCGATAAACGCCCCGATAACGGTCTGAGGGCTGAGGATCTTCGCGCCGCTGTGAACGCCGGTATGCGACGAGTCAGTTTCGGTTTTGAAACAGCAAGCCAGCGACTGCTCGATCGAATGAAGAAGGGGTCGCTGATCGAGAACTACCGGCAATTTGTGGTCGACGCCTACGAAGCAGGGTTGAGCGTACGCTGCACTGCCTTTCACGGGTTTCCCACGGAGACGGCGGCCGATCTGGACGAGACGCGCAAGTTCTTCGAAGAGCACGCCAAACACATCGATCGAATTCGCTTCAACACGTTCAACGTCATTCCGGGAACTCCTGTCCACGCGGGGGTGCATGCATCACCGCAGCAGATTCCCGAGTTGACGCCGATTGCAGAGGATCCAATTATCCAGCGGACAAGCTACCGCCATGCGGCGCTGGCGGCCCGTGATTATCGACGAGCGAAGAAGCGGTTGCTGGAAGTGATTCATTCG is from Schlesneria sp. DSM 10557 and encodes:
- a CDS encoding AAA family ATPase, whose amino-acid sequence is MDAEGDLGTGVQEGFVSRCVEELEARPFVWLWGELVARGMVTSLAGASGIGKSFVAVDVAAAVTRGDRMSLRTSNTSSPAHTGDGDGGEVLFISPDYEMAEVLRPRLLAAGAEMRRIRVIQGIPTNEADHRGNGCRPFQLRDDLALLEQEIERRTAAGSPLQLIVIDPFLQDSSFEQSRFDGTALLLTMQRLAGIAAANQVAILLVVNGPAKARAAGNHRLTPLELVAPSAWWIGRDPDRTERRLLLPVKANLVERTPARSFVLSAGRVEWDRRPIWLTAERFQTEMRERQRLPLFEQEFSELARAMCWLRDFMQTEMYEFKQVKSAADVMGFSERTLRRAFCGLKGNSWRIPGTNSWAWRLREGDVVNPHLPWPLDRFLYQEDDEPAEGDVAHAAGAEGVETGRVKTQEVAVGDRESGRDD
- the adhP gene encoding alcohol dehydrogenase AdhP; the encoded protein is MMATMKAAVVRDFGKPLQIEELPVPEVGPGQIRVKIETTGVCHTDLHAVQGDWPVKPTLPFIPGHEGVGYVCAVGSGVKHIKEGDCVGIPWLHTACGYCEHCLGGWETLCERQKNSGYSVNGSFAEYVIADPNFVGRIPSGVDLVEIAPVLCAGVTVYKGLKVTDTHPGNWVVISGIGGLGHLAVQYAIAMGLNVAAVDVDDTKLEFAQRLGAKVTVNARHCDPAAYLTKEIGGAHGVLVTAVSPIAFQQALGMVRRGGTISLNGLPPGEFPLGIFDMVLRGITVRGSIVGTRLDLQEALDFAAAGKVKAVTSPEPLENINSVFERMHQGKIEGRIVLDLRQA
- a CDS encoding radical SAM protein, which gives rise to MKQKVLIVDLNNFATFPTLAIGLLVASLRKAGFDVDVLCPLSHGVPAVAREKQEGRIDHWIRRFHLTSNPFLLGMRDTARRMRSWWINRPHPVVVAECDRALAKKPDILLLSAYLQHYPSVVEIGRIAHSRGIPMLLGGPVFNIPATSDAWRSVPGLTAIYGGEADLILPELVRTAIAGGDLLQFPGIVLPDGRVAPEAPPLRELDQLPIPDFSDFPWDKYRMRVIPLMSGRGCGWSQCVFCSDVVSVNGRTFRTRSAPVVLNEMRELAARHDARHFLFLDLKLNSDVRVWREIVGGIQSAVPGAEWIGTVHVDKRPDNGLRAEDLRAAVNAGMRRVSFGFETASQRLLDRMKKGSLIENYRQFVVDAYEAGLSVRCTAFHGFPTETAADLDETRKFFEEHAKHIDRIRFNTFNVIPGTPVHAGVHASPQQIPELTPIAEDPIIQRTSYRHAALAARDYRRAKKRLLEVIHSINRRPLRSGTEALDGLM